Proteins from a single region of Bacteroidota bacterium:
- a CDS encoding alpha/beta fold hydrolase, which translates to MKNLLLLHGAIGSKSQFDSIKVELGNDFNAFTFNFPGHGGEVIPDGGFSIEMFADAVVDFLDSNSLDKVSIFGYSMGGYVGMYLAKRNPERIERLITLATKFHWDEETSYKEVQMLNPEKIEAKIPAFAAELKRRHQPADWKEVLRATGNFLTDMGKNNPLKSDDYPEINIPILILLGDRDKMVTLDETVKVYKLLPGAQFGVLPNTPHSIEQVNVKMLLMFFKGFFNTRIFVI; encoded by the coding sequence ATGAAAAATCTTCTTCTACTTCATGGAGCGATTGGTTCCAAATCGCAATTTGATTCAATAAAAGTTGAGTTAGGAAATGACTTTAATGCTTTCACTTTTAATTTTCCCGGACATGGAGGTGAAGTAATTCCGGATGGTGGATTTTCGATTGAGATGTTTGCTGATGCAGTTGTAGACTTTCTGGATTCAAATAGTCTTGACAAGGTTTCTATTTTTGGTTATAGTATGGGTGGATATGTAGGAATGTATCTTGCAAAAAGAAATCCTGAACGGATTGAACGACTAATTACTTTGGCGACTAAATTTCATTGGGATGAAGAAACTTCATATAAAGAAGTACAGATGCTGAACCCTGAAAAAATTGAAGCGAAGATCCCTGCTTTTGCTGCTGAATTAAAAAGACGTCATCAACCGGCTGACTGGAAAGAAGTACTGCGTGCTACAGGAAATTTTTTGACTGACATGGGTAAAAACAATCCGCTTAAATCAGATGACTACCCGGAAATTAATATTCCCATACTTATTTTACTAGGGGATAGGGATAAAATGGTAACGCTAGACGAGACTGTGAAAGTATATAAACTTTTACCTGGTGCTCAGTTTGGAGTTTTGCCCAATACTCCGCATTCAATAGAACAAGTGAATGTGAAAATGCTTTTGATGTTCTTTAAGGGGTTTTTCAATACTCGAATTTTTGTTATTTAA